A portion of the Juglans microcarpa x Juglans regia isolate MS1-56 chromosome 1D, Jm3101_v1.0, whole genome shotgun sequence genome contains these proteins:
- the LOC121237520 gene encoding uncharacterized protein LOC121237520 isoform X1, giving the protein MEVKAMEVKKIIAICQSGGEFVTNKEGSLSYSGGEAFAIDIDQHTQLNDFKSEIAEMFDFSVDNMIIKYFLPGNKKTLITISKDKDLQRMVNFLGDSVTVDVFIMPEEAAARNVSNMPASRSSRTTVSEAVIPVVAPLNIRVDTANGNNCMDIDMVSGTPISYLAGSDDDKHRKAAQQWENTITGVDQRFNSFSEFREALHKYSIAHGFAYRYKKNDSHRVTVKCKSQGCPWRIYASRLSTTQLICIKKMNTQHTCEGAAVKAGYRATRGWVGSIIKEKLKVAPNYKPKDIADDIKREYGIQLNYSQAWRAKEIAREQLQGSYKEAYNLLPFFCEKIKETNPGSVATFTTKDDSSFHRLFVSFHASMSGFQQGCRPLLFLDSTPLNSKYQGVLLSATAVDGDDGIFPIAFAVVDAETEENWHWFVMELKSAVSTSQQITFVADFQNGLKESLAEIFDKCYHSYCLRHLAEKLNKDLKGQFSHEARRFMINDLYAAAYAPKLDGFNRSVENIKGISPEAYNWVIQSEPEHWANAFFGGARYNLMTSNFGQQFYSWVSEAHELPITQMIDALRGKMMESIYMRRVDSSQRTTKLTPSKEERLQKETSLAQSLQVLHLHGNTFEVRGESVDVVDIDHWDCSCKEWQLTGLPCCHAIAVFECIGRSPYDYCSRYFTVENYCLTYAESIHPVPNVDRPIEGESADAIVTVTPPPTKRPPGRPKMKQAESIDIIKRQLQCSKCKGLGHNKKTCKDS; this is encoded by the exons AATAAAGAGGGGTCTTTGTCGTACTCCGGGGGTGAGGCCTTTGCTATAGACATTGATCAGCACACTCAGTTAAATGATTTCAAGTCGGAAATAGCAGAAATGTTTGATTTTAGCGTTGATAATATGATTATCAAGTATTTTCTTCCTGGTAATAAGAAGACCCTCATCACAATTTCCAAAGACAAGGATTTGCAGCGCATGGTGAATTTTCTGGGTGATTCTGTCACTGTTGACGTGTTTATCATGCCAGAGGAGGCTGCAGCCCGAAATGTATCCAATATGCCTGCTAGTAG GTCGAGCAGGACGACTGTGTCGGAAGCAGTGATTCCTGTAGTTGCCCCTCTTAATATTCGAGTTGATACAGCTAATGGCAATAATTGTATGGATATCGACATGGTCAGTGGAACCCCTATAAGCTACCTTGCTGGTTCAGATGATGACAAGCATCGTAAAGCTGCACAACAGTGGGAAAACACCATCACTGGTGTGGACCAAAGATTTAACAGTTTCAGTGAATTCCGAGAAGCTCTGCATAAATACTCAATTGCACATGGGTTTGCTTAtagatataagaaaaatgacagCCATCGTGTCACTGTCAAATGCAAATCCCAAGGTTGTCCTTGGAGAATATATGCATCAAGGTTGTCTACGACCCAGTTGATTTGtatcaagaaaatgaacacACAACATACTTGTGAAGGAGCTGCTGTAAAAGCTGGGTATCGCGCAACTAGGGGTTGGGTGGGAAGTATCATAAAGGAGAAGTTGAAAGTTGCCCCAAACTACAAGCCAAAGGATATTGCAGATGACATCAAACGAGAGTATGGGATTCAATTAAATTATTCTCAGGCATGGCGTGCAAAAGAGATTGCAAGGGAGCAGCTTCAAGGTTCTTATAAAGAGGCATATAATCTGTTGCCCTTTTTCTGTGAGAAGATAAAGGAAACTAACCCGGGGAGTGTCGCCACATTTACCACTAAGGATGACTCAAGCTTTCATCGTCTCTTTGTATCATTCCATGCCTCGATGTCTGGTTTTCAGCAAGGATGTCGCCCTCTCCTTTTCCTTGATAGCACTCCACTCAATTCGAAATACCAAGGGGTACTATTATCTGCAACAGCTGTCGATGGCGATGATGGTATCTTTCCAATAGCCTTCGCTGTTGTAGACGCTGAGACTGAGGAAAACTGGCATTGGTTTGTAATGGAACTTAAATCTGCAGTGTCAACATCTCAGCAGATTACATTTGTTGCTGATTTTCAGAATGGCCTAAAGGAGTCATTGGCTGAGATATTTGATAAATGCTACCACAGCTATTGCTTACGCCATCTTGCTGAGAAACTTAATAAGGACTTGAAGGGGCAATTTTCTCATGAGGCAAGGCGAtttatgattaatgatttatatgCGGCTGCTTATGCACCCAAACTTGATGGTTTTAATCGTAGTGTTGAGAACATTAAAGGCATTTCTCCTGAAGCTTACAATTGGGTCATACAAAGTGAGCCGGAGCACTGGGCAAATGCATTCTTTGGAGGAGCAAGGTATAACCTAATGACATCAAACTTTGGACAACAATTCTACAGTTGGGTATCGGAAGCACATGAGTTGCCAATAACACAGATGATTGATGCATTGCGAGGTAAGATGATGGAATCTATCTATATGCGTAGAGTGGATTCCAGTCAAAGGACAACAAAGTTAACACCATCTAAAGAAGAAAGGCTACAAAAGGAAACTTCATTAGCTCAATCACTTCAAGTGTTACACTTACATGGTAACACATTTGAGGTTCGTGGAGAATCTGTGGATGTAGTTGATATTGATCATTGGGATTGTAGCTGCAAGGAATGGCAATTAACTGGTTTGCCTTGCTGCCATGCTATTGCTGTCTTTGAATGCATTGGTAGGAGCCCATATGATTATTGCTCCAGATACTTCACAGTTGAAAATTACTGTTTAACATATGCGGAGTCCATTCACCCAGTTCCAAATGTAGACAGACCAATTGAGGGTGAATCAGCTGATGCAATAGTTACTGTAACCCCTCCACCTACTAAACGACCACCAGGCCGGCCAAAGATGAAGCAGGCTGAATCCATAGACATTATTAAACGCCAGCTCCAGTGTAGCAAGTGCAAAGGCCTAGGCCACAATAAGAAGACATGCAAAGATTCCTAG
- the LOC121237829 gene encoding late embryogenesis abundant protein D-29 isoform X1 has product MASKLLLRLFVMVVVMLVVLEISFAGGSVHSANEEGRDYEEAKNKAKHAQDKAAETAQETREASESWAEWAKEKIGLKQEESKETAKKASDTASDAAKKTRDKFEEVASGAGQYSADKVRDVKDATTEKVWDAKNAATEKAGDITNAAKEKAGEAANAAKEKASEAANAAKEKASKVKNAATEKASETINEAKEITSRKAEEASQTAREAADKASEAKERVSQKIEETKEKTYQAAREAAEKASEEKRRVTEKAEEAKDATTGMGRSAVEEAKMKTPEAEDHISWAKEKAKEAYEAAKKKAAETLETAKQKTHEIKDNIAGRGRDEEL; this is encoded by the exons ATGGCTTCCAAGCTACTTCTTCGGCTATTTGTTATGGTGGTGGTGATGCTGGTAGTGCTAGAAATCTCCTTTGCGGGGGGCTCTGTGCACTCAGCAAATGAGGAAGGTCGTGACTATGAGGAAGCAAAGAACAAGGCGAAACATGCGCAGGATAAAGCGGCAGAGACGGCGCAAGAGACCAGAGAAGCTTCGGAGTCGTGGGCCGAGTGGGCTAAGGAGAAAATTGGTTTGAAGCAAGAGGAATCCAAGGAAACTGCTAAGAAGGCTTCTGATACGGCGTCTGACGCTGCAAAGAAGACCAGAGACAAGTTCGAGGAGGTGGCTTCTG GAGCGGGTCAATACAGTGCAGATAAGGTTAGAGATGTAAAAGATGCGACAACAGAGAAGGTCTGGGACGCTAAAAATGCTGCTACAGAGAAGGCTGGTGACATAACAAATGCAGCGAAGGAGAAGGCCGGTGAAGCGGCAAACGCAGCAAAGGAGAAGGCCAGTGAAGCGGCAAACGCAGCAAAGGAGAAGGCTAGTAAAGTAAAGAATGCAGCGACCGAGAAAGCCAGCGAAACAATAAATGAGGCAAAGGAAATAACATCCCGGAAGGCAGAAGAGGCATCTCAGACGGCAAGGGAAGCAGCAGATAAAGCTTCTGAAGCGAAGGAAAGAGTATCACAAAAGATAGAAGAGACAAAGGAGAAGACATATCAGGCGGCAAGGGAAGCAGCAGAGAAAGCTTCGGAAGAAAAACGTAGAGTAACCGAAAAGGCGGAGGAAGCGAAGGATGCAACGACAGGGATGGGAAGGAGTGCCGTGGAGGAAGCGAAGATGAAGACGCCCGAGGCGGAGGACCACATAAGTTGGGCAAAGGAAAAAGCGAAGGAGGCTTACGAAGCAGCTAAAAAGAAAGCAGCAGAAACCTTGGAGACAGCCAAGCAGAAGACGCATGAAATTAAAGACAATATAGCCGGTCGAGGCCGTGATGAGGAGCTCTGA
- the LOC121237829 gene encoding late embryogenesis abundant protein D-29 isoform X4, whose translation MASKLLLRLFVMVVVMLVVLEISFAGGSVHSANEEGRDYEEAKNKAKHAQDKAAETAQETREASESWAEWAKEKIGLKQEESKETAKKASDTASDAAKKTRDKFEEVASGAGQYSADKVRDVKDATTEKVWDAKNAATEKAGEAANAAKEKASEAANAAKEKASKVKNAATEKASETINEAKEITSRKAEEASQTAREAADKASEAKERVSQKIEETKEKTYQAAREAAEKASEEKRRVTEKAEEAKDATTGMGRSAVEEAKMKTPEAEDHISWAKEKAKEAYEAAKKKAAETLETAKQKTHEIKDNIAGRGRDEEL comes from the exons ATGGCTTCCAAGCTACTTCTTCGGCTATTTGTTATGGTGGTGGTGATGCTGGTAGTGCTAGAAATCTCCTTTGCGGGGGGCTCTGTGCACTCAGCAAATGAGGAAGGTCGTGACTATGAGGAAGCAAAGAACAAGGCGAAACATGCGCAGGATAAAGCGGCAGAGACGGCGCAAGAGACCAGAGAAGCTTCGGAGTCGTGGGCCGAGTGGGCTAAGGAGAAAATTGGTTTGAAGCAAGAGGAATCCAAGGAAACTGCTAAGAAGGCTTCTGATACGGCGTCTGACGCTGCAAAGAAGACCAGAGACAAGTTCGAGGAGGTGGCTTCTG GAGCGGGTCAATACAGTGCAGATAAGGTTAGAGATGTAAAAGATGCGACAACAGAGAAGGTCTGGGACGCTAAAAATGCTGCTACAGAGAAG GCCGGTGAAGCGGCAAACGCAGCAAAGGAGAAGGCCAGTGAAGCGGCAAACGCAGCAAAGGAGAAGGCTAGTAAAGTAAAGAATGCAGCGACCGAGAAAGCCAGCGAAACAATAAATGAGGCAAAGGAAATAACATCCCGGAAGGCAGAAGAGGCATCTCAGACGGCAAGGGAAGCAGCAGATAAAGCTTCTGAAGCGAAGGAAAGAGTATCACAAAAGATAGAAGAGACAAAGGAGAAGACATATCAGGCGGCAAGGGAAGCAGCAGAGAAAGCTTCGGAAGAAAAACGTAGAGTAACCGAAAAGGCGGAGGAAGCGAAGGATGCAACGACAGGGATGGGAAGGAGTGCCGTGGAGGAAGCGAAGATGAAGACGCCCGAGGCGGAGGACCACATAAGTTGGGCAAAGGAAAAAGCGAAGGAGGCTTACGAAGCAGCTAAAAAGAAAGCAGCAGAAACCTTGGAGACAGCCAAGCAGAAGACGCATGAAATTAAAGACAATATAGCCGGTCGAGGCCGTGATGAGGAGCTCTGA
- the LOC121237520 gene encoding uncharacterized protein LOC121237520 isoform X2, which produces MDIDMVSGTPISYLAGSDDDKHRKAAQQWENTITGVDQRFNSFSEFREALHKYSIAHGFAYRYKKNDSHRVTVKCKSQGCPWRIYASRLSTTQLICIKKMNTQHTCEGAAVKAGYRATRGWVGSIIKEKLKVAPNYKPKDIADDIKREYGIQLNYSQAWRAKEIAREQLQGSYKEAYNLLPFFCEKIKETNPGSVATFTTKDDSSFHRLFVSFHASMSGFQQGCRPLLFLDSTPLNSKYQGVLLSATAVDGDDGIFPIAFAVVDAETEENWHWFVMELKSAVSTSQQITFVADFQNGLKESLAEIFDKCYHSYCLRHLAEKLNKDLKGQFSHEARRFMINDLYAAAYAPKLDGFNRSVENIKGISPEAYNWVIQSEPEHWANAFFGGARYNLMTSNFGQQFYSWVSEAHELPITQMIDALRGKMMESIYMRRVDSSQRTTKLTPSKEERLQKETSLAQSLQVLHLHGNTFEVRGESVDVVDIDHWDCSCKEWQLTGLPCCHAIAVFECIGRSPYDYCSRYFTVENYCLTYAESIHPVPNVDRPIEGESADAIVTVTPPPTKRPPGRPKMKQAESIDIIKRQLQCSKCKGLGHNKKTCKDS; this is translated from the coding sequence ATGGATATCGACATGGTCAGTGGAACCCCTATAAGCTACCTTGCTGGTTCAGATGATGACAAGCATCGTAAAGCTGCACAACAGTGGGAAAACACCATCACTGGTGTGGACCAAAGATTTAACAGTTTCAGTGAATTCCGAGAAGCTCTGCATAAATACTCAATTGCACATGGGTTTGCTTAtagatataagaaaaatgacagCCATCGTGTCACTGTCAAATGCAAATCCCAAGGTTGTCCTTGGAGAATATATGCATCAAGGTTGTCTACGACCCAGTTGATTTGtatcaagaaaatgaacacACAACATACTTGTGAAGGAGCTGCTGTAAAAGCTGGGTATCGCGCAACTAGGGGTTGGGTGGGAAGTATCATAAAGGAGAAGTTGAAAGTTGCCCCAAACTACAAGCCAAAGGATATTGCAGATGACATCAAACGAGAGTATGGGATTCAATTAAATTATTCTCAGGCATGGCGTGCAAAAGAGATTGCAAGGGAGCAGCTTCAAGGTTCTTATAAAGAGGCATATAATCTGTTGCCCTTTTTCTGTGAGAAGATAAAGGAAACTAACCCGGGGAGTGTCGCCACATTTACCACTAAGGATGACTCAAGCTTTCATCGTCTCTTTGTATCATTCCATGCCTCGATGTCTGGTTTTCAGCAAGGATGTCGCCCTCTCCTTTTCCTTGATAGCACTCCACTCAATTCGAAATACCAAGGGGTACTATTATCTGCAACAGCTGTCGATGGCGATGATGGTATCTTTCCAATAGCCTTCGCTGTTGTAGACGCTGAGACTGAGGAAAACTGGCATTGGTTTGTAATGGAACTTAAATCTGCAGTGTCAACATCTCAGCAGATTACATTTGTTGCTGATTTTCAGAATGGCCTAAAGGAGTCATTGGCTGAGATATTTGATAAATGCTACCACAGCTATTGCTTACGCCATCTTGCTGAGAAACTTAATAAGGACTTGAAGGGGCAATTTTCTCATGAGGCAAGGCGAtttatgattaatgatttatatgCGGCTGCTTATGCACCCAAACTTGATGGTTTTAATCGTAGTGTTGAGAACATTAAAGGCATTTCTCCTGAAGCTTACAATTGGGTCATACAAAGTGAGCCGGAGCACTGGGCAAATGCATTCTTTGGAGGAGCAAGGTATAACCTAATGACATCAAACTTTGGACAACAATTCTACAGTTGGGTATCGGAAGCACATGAGTTGCCAATAACACAGATGATTGATGCATTGCGAGGTAAGATGATGGAATCTATCTATATGCGTAGAGTGGATTCCAGTCAAAGGACAACAAAGTTAACACCATCTAAAGAAGAAAGGCTACAAAAGGAAACTTCATTAGCTCAATCACTTCAAGTGTTACACTTACATGGTAACACATTTGAGGTTCGTGGAGAATCTGTGGATGTAGTTGATATTGATCATTGGGATTGTAGCTGCAAGGAATGGCAATTAACTGGTTTGCCTTGCTGCCATGCTATTGCTGTCTTTGAATGCATTGGTAGGAGCCCATATGATTATTGCTCCAGATACTTCACAGTTGAAAATTACTGTTTAACATATGCGGAGTCCATTCACCCAGTTCCAAATGTAGACAGACCAATTGAGGGTGAATCAGCTGATGCAATAGTTACTGTAACCCCTCCACCTACTAAACGACCACCAGGCCGGCCAAAGATGAAGCAGGCTGAATCCATAGACATTATTAAACGCCAGCTCCAGTGTAGCAAGTGCAAAGGCCTAGGCCACAATAAGAAGACATGCAAAGATTCCTAG
- the LOC121237829 gene encoding late embryogenesis abundant protein D-29 isoform X3, whose translation MASKLLLRLFVMVVVMLVVLEISFAGGSVHSANEEGRDYEEAKNKAKHAQDKAAETAQETREASESWAEWAKEKIGLKQEESKETAKKASDTASDAAKKTRDKFEEVASGAGQYSADKVRDVKDATTEKVWDAKNAATEKAGDITNAAKEKAGEAANAAKEKASKVKNAATEKASETINEAKEITSRKAEEASQTAREAADKASEAKERVSQKIEETKEKTYQAAREAAEKASEEKRRVTEKAEEAKDATTGMGRSAVEEAKMKTPEAEDHISWAKEKAKEAYEAAKKKAAETLETAKQKTHEIKDNIAGRGRDEEL comes from the exons ATGGCTTCCAAGCTACTTCTTCGGCTATTTGTTATGGTGGTGGTGATGCTGGTAGTGCTAGAAATCTCCTTTGCGGGGGGCTCTGTGCACTCAGCAAATGAGGAAGGTCGTGACTATGAGGAAGCAAAGAACAAGGCGAAACATGCGCAGGATAAAGCGGCAGAGACGGCGCAAGAGACCAGAGAAGCTTCGGAGTCGTGGGCCGAGTGGGCTAAGGAGAAAATTGGTTTGAAGCAAGAGGAATCCAAGGAAACTGCTAAGAAGGCTTCTGATACGGCGTCTGACGCTGCAAAGAAGACCAGAGACAAGTTCGAGGAGGTGGCTTCTG GAGCGGGTCAATACAGTGCAGATAAGGTTAGAGATGTAAAAGATGCGACAACAGAGAAGGTCTGGGACGCTAAAAATGCTGCTACAGAGAAGGCTGGTGACATAACAAATGCAGCGAAGGAGAAGGCCGGTGAAGCGGCAAACGCAGCAAAGGAGAAG GCTAGTAAAGTAAAGAATGCAGCGACCGAGAAAGCCAGCGAAACAATAAATGAGGCAAAGGAAATAACATCCCGGAAGGCAGAAGAGGCATCTCAGACGGCAAGGGAAGCAGCAGATAAAGCTTCTGAAGCGAAGGAAAGAGTATCACAAAAGATAGAAGAGACAAAGGAGAAGACATATCAGGCGGCAAGGGAAGCAGCAGAGAAAGCTTCGGAAGAAAAACGTAGAGTAACCGAAAAGGCGGAGGAAGCGAAGGATGCAACGACAGGGATGGGAAGGAGTGCCGTGGAGGAAGCGAAGATGAAGACGCCCGAGGCGGAGGACCACATAAGTTGGGCAAAGGAAAAAGCGAAGGAGGCTTACGAAGCAGCTAAAAAGAAAGCAGCAGAAACCTTGGAGACAGCCAAGCAGAAGACGCATGAAATTAAAGACAATATAGCCGGTCGAGGCCGTGATGAGGAGCTCTGA
- the LOC121237829 gene encoding late embryogenesis abundant protein D-29 isoform X5: MASKLLLRLFVMVVVMLVVLEISFAGGSVHSANEEGRDYEEAKNKAKHAQDKAAETAQETREASESWAEWAKEKIGLKQEESKETAKKASDTASDAAKKTRDKFEEVASGAGQYSADKVRDVKDATTEKVWDAKNAATEKASEAANAAKEKASKVKNAATEKASETINEAKEITSRKAEEASQTAREAADKASEAKERVSQKIEETKEKTYQAAREAAEKASEEKRRVTEKAEEAKDATTGMGRSAVEEAKMKTPEAEDHISWAKEKAKEAYEAAKKKAAETLETAKQKTHEIKDNIAGRGRDEEL, translated from the exons ATGGCTTCCAAGCTACTTCTTCGGCTATTTGTTATGGTGGTGGTGATGCTGGTAGTGCTAGAAATCTCCTTTGCGGGGGGCTCTGTGCACTCAGCAAATGAGGAAGGTCGTGACTATGAGGAAGCAAAGAACAAGGCGAAACATGCGCAGGATAAAGCGGCAGAGACGGCGCAAGAGACCAGAGAAGCTTCGGAGTCGTGGGCCGAGTGGGCTAAGGAGAAAATTGGTTTGAAGCAAGAGGAATCCAAGGAAACTGCTAAGAAGGCTTCTGATACGGCGTCTGACGCTGCAAAGAAGACCAGAGACAAGTTCGAGGAGGTGGCTTCTG GAGCGGGTCAATACAGTGCAGATAAGGTTAGAGATGTAAAAGATGCGACAACAGAGAAGGTCTGGGACGCTAAAAATGCTGCTACAGAGAAG GCCAGTGAAGCGGCAAACGCAGCAAAGGAGAAGGCTAGTAAAGTAAAGAATGCAGCGACCGAGAAAGCCAGCGAAACAATAAATGAGGCAAAGGAAATAACATCCCGGAAGGCAGAAGAGGCATCTCAGACGGCAAGGGAAGCAGCAGATAAAGCTTCTGAAGCGAAGGAAAGAGTATCACAAAAGATAGAAGAGACAAAGGAGAAGACATATCAGGCGGCAAGGGAAGCAGCAGAGAAAGCTTCGGAAGAAAAACGTAGAGTAACCGAAAAGGCGGAGGAAGCGAAGGATGCAACGACAGGGATGGGAAGGAGTGCCGTGGAGGAAGCGAAGATGAAGACGCCCGAGGCGGAGGACCACATAAGTTGGGCAAAGGAAAAAGCGAAGGAGGCTTACGAAGCAGCTAAAAAGAAAGCAGCAGAAACCTTGGAGACAGCCAAGCAGAAGACGCATGAAATTAAAGACAATATAGCCGGTCGAGGCCGTGATGAGGAGCTCTGA
- the LOC121237829 gene encoding late embryogenesis abundant protein D-29 isoform X2, with protein sequence MASKLLLRLFVMVVVMLVVLEISFAGGSVHSANEEGRDYEEAKNKAKHAQDKAAETAQETREASESWAEWAKEKIGLKQEESKETAKKASDTASDAAKKTRDKFEEVASGAGQYSADKVRDVKDATTEKVWDAKNAATEKAGDITNAAKEKASEAANAAKEKASKVKNAATEKASETINEAKEITSRKAEEASQTAREAADKASEAKERVSQKIEETKEKTYQAAREAAEKASEEKRRVTEKAEEAKDATTGMGRSAVEEAKMKTPEAEDHISWAKEKAKEAYEAAKKKAAETLETAKQKTHEIKDNIAGRGRDEEL encoded by the exons ATGGCTTCCAAGCTACTTCTTCGGCTATTTGTTATGGTGGTGGTGATGCTGGTAGTGCTAGAAATCTCCTTTGCGGGGGGCTCTGTGCACTCAGCAAATGAGGAAGGTCGTGACTATGAGGAAGCAAAGAACAAGGCGAAACATGCGCAGGATAAAGCGGCAGAGACGGCGCAAGAGACCAGAGAAGCTTCGGAGTCGTGGGCCGAGTGGGCTAAGGAGAAAATTGGTTTGAAGCAAGAGGAATCCAAGGAAACTGCTAAGAAGGCTTCTGATACGGCGTCTGACGCTGCAAAGAAGACCAGAGACAAGTTCGAGGAGGTGGCTTCTG GAGCGGGTCAATACAGTGCAGATAAGGTTAGAGATGTAAAAGATGCGACAACAGAGAAGGTCTGGGACGCTAAAAATGCTGCTACAGAGAAGGCTGGTGACATAACAAATGCAGCGAAGGAGAAG GCCAGTGAAGCGGCAAACGCAGCAAAGGAGAAGGCTAGTAAAGTAAAGAATGCAGCGACCGAGAAAGCCAGCGAAACAATAAATGAGGCAAAGGAAATAACATCCCGGAAGGCAGAAGAGGCATCTCAGACGGCAAGGGAAGCAGCAGATAAAGCTTCTGAAGCGAAGGAAAGAGTATCACAAAAGATAGAAGAGACAAAGGAGAAGACATATCAGGCGGCAAGGGAAGCAGCAGAGAAAGCTTCGGAAGAAAAACGTAGAGTAACCGAAAAGGCGGAGGAAGCGAAGGATGCAACGACAGGGATGGGAAGGAGTGCCGTGGAGGAAGCGAAGATGAAGACGCCCGAGGCGGAGGACCACATAAGTTGGGCAAAGGAAAAAGCGAAGGAGGCTTACGAAGCAGCTAAAAAGAAAGCAGCAGAAACCTTGGAGACAGCCAAGCAGAAGACGCATGAAATTAAAGACAATATAGCCGGTCGAGGCCGTGATGAGGAGCTCTGA